A stretch of the Pedobacter sp. MC2016-14 genome encodes the following:
- a CDS encoding DUF2264 domain-containing protein produces MKKQAISSAVVLMVFLVFACVCCCKAQNKAMRNLWIEQLDKVARPVLLNLSQDKLKSVMPVTVSAVTDNKEERTKVAYLEAFGRTLSGIAPWLNLTGGTKQEQQLRAQYFQWSLKSIDNATNPAAKDYMEWREGTQPLVDASYVALAFIRCPALWEQLDARVKKQVVDALQATRAITPYYNNWLLFSGMIEAFFCKYNHPYDELRINYGITQFMNYWYTGDGLFADGPEFTLDYYNSFVIQPYLSTIMEVVNEKQKRYANEMLKLDKISKRYAEIQERFINADGSFPATGRSIVYRGGAFQHLANMALKHQLPASLKPAQVREALNAVIHKTLTAPANFSNGWLNIGLSGSQPALADFYNNTGSLYICTAIFLPLGLPETDEFWSAAPAPWSAIKIWAGQNAPGDHALHLK; encoded by the coding sequence ATGAAGAAGCAAGCTATATCCTCTGCCGTAGTTTTAATGGTTTTCTTAGTATTCGCCTGTGTTTGTTGCTGTAAGGCGCAAAACAAAGCTATGCGTAACTTATGGATAGAACAATTGGATAAAGTAGCGCGTCCGGTATTGCTCAACCTTTCGCAGGATAAATTAAAATCCGTTATGCCTGTTACCGTGTCTGCCGTTACAGACAATAAAGAGGAACGTACAAAAGTCGCGTATCTGGAAGCTTTTGGCAGAACGCTAAGTGGAATAGCTCCGTGGTTAAACCTTACTGGCGGCACAAAGCAGGAGCAACAGTTAAGGGCGCAGTATTTTCAATGGTCATTAAAATCTATAGACAATGCCACTAACCCTGCTGCTAAAGATTATATGGAATGGAGAGAAGGCACGCAACCATTAGTTGATGCCTCTTATGTTGCCCTGGCCTTCATCAGGTGCCCAGCATTATGGGAACAATTGGATGCCAGGGTTAAAAAGCAGGTAGTAGATGCTTTGCAGGCTACGCGCGCAATTACACCATATTATAACAACTGGCTGCTGTTTTCGGGGATGATAGAAGCATTTTTCTGTAAATACAACCATCCTTACGATGAACTGAGGATTAATTATGGAATTACCCAGTTCATGAATTATTGGTACACAGGCGATGGGCTCTTTGCCGATGGCCCGGAATTTACGCTGGATTATTACAATAGTTTTGTCATTCAGCCCTACCTGTCTACAATTATGGAAGTGGTTAACGAAAAGCAAAAACGGTATGCCAATGAAATGTTGAAGCTGGATAAAATAAGTAAACGATATGCAGAAATACAAGAGCGGTTTATCAATGCTGATGGCTCGTTTCCTGCAACCGGACGTTCTATAGTTTACCGTGGCGGAGCATTCCAGCACCTGGCCAACATGGCGCTGAAGCACCAGTTGCCAGCTTCGTTAAAACCTGCTCAGGTGAGGGAAGCGCTGAATGCCGTAATCCATAAAACATTAACTGCGCCTGCAAATTTCAGTAATGGCTGGCTCAATATCGGTTTATCCGGATCACAACCGGCACTGGCAGATTTTTATAACAATACAGGCAGCCTTTACATTTGTACAGCAATATTTCTTCCCTTAGGCTTGCCAGAAACAGACGAGTTTTGGTCAGCAGCGCCTGCGCCCTGGTCGGCCATTAAAATCTGGGCTGGTCAAAATGCCCCTGGAGACCATGCCCTGCACTTAAAATAA
- a CDS encoding sugar phosphate nucleotidyltransferase: MSQRPSLVILAAGMASRYGGNKQTESFGPSGETIMEYSIFDAIKAGFGKVIFIIREEFADAFKASIEPKLQGKIELDYVYQSLDKFSGGREIPAERTKPFGTQHALLCCKDALDAPFAVINADDFYGFDAFQSAYEFLTTSASDGKYASLGYELRNTLSDNGSVTRGEISVNEAGNVTGIIERKEIFKQDGKAITKEGDEEKELPLDTKVSMNFFCFTPAFVNWSEGEYYKFLDKNLNTELKAEFLIPEVADICINSGNAELKMIPTKAKWFGVTFKEDAPVVKAELQKLVDEGTYPANLWA, encoded by the coding sequence ATGTCTCAAAGACCTTCATTAGTAATCTTAGCTGCCGGAATGGCAAGCCGCTACGGTGGTAACAAACAAACTGAATCTTTTGGTCCTTCGGGAGAAACCATCATGGAATACTCTATTTTCGATGCCATTAAAGCTGGCTTTGGAAAAGTGATTTTTATCATCCGTGAAGAGTTCGCAGATGCTTTTAAAGCATCTATTGAACCTAAGCTGCAAGGGAAAATTGAATTGGATTACGTATACCAGTCGCTTGACAAATTTAGTGGTGGCAGAGAAATTCCTGCCGAAAGGACTAAACCTTTTGGTACCCAACATGCATTGCTTTGCTGCAAAGATGCGTTGGATGCGCCTTTCGCTGTAATTAACGCAGATGATTTTTACGGATTTGACGCATTCCAGTCAGCCTATGAGTTTTTAACTACCTCGGCAAGTGATGGTAAATATGCAAGTTTAGGCTATGAACTTAGAAACACCTTAAGCGATAACGGTTCTGTAACCAGGGGCGAGATTAGTGTAAACGAGGCTGGTAACGTTACAGGCATTATTGAGCGCAAAGAGATCTTTAAACAAGATGGTAAAGCCATCACAAAAGAAGGTGACGAGGAAAAAGAATTGCCTTTAGATACCAAGGTAAGTATGAACTTCTTTTGCTTCACACCAGCATTTGTAAACTGGAGCGAAGGCGAATATTACAAGTTTCTGGATAAAAACCTGAACACTGAACTTAAGGCAGAATTTCTAATTCCGGAAGTGGCAGACATTTGCATCAATTCCGGAAATGCAGAATTGAAAATGATTCCAACCAAAGCAAAATGGTTTGGTGTAACTTTTAAAGAAGATGCACCAGTTGTAAAAGCAGAATTGCAAAAACTAGTAGATGAAGGTACTTATCCTGCTAATTTGTGGGCATAA